The genomic interval AGGAATTGAAAGAAAGACGCTCTATGAAAAGGCGCGACGCCTGGGAATTGATCTTCAGACGAACAAGCGATGAAGGGCTTTTCGCCAAACTCGGAAATTCGTGGAACATTTTCATTTCGGCGTTGGCTGCGGCTCAATCTCCTGCTGCTGGTTCTAACCGGACTGATCAGCTTAAGCTTTCCAGTCATCAGTCTGAGCCGCAAGCTGGAAGACTTTTACTTCAGGCTGCGGAGTGCCCAGCCTACATCAAGGGATGTCGCCCTTGTATTGATTGATGATTCCGCATTGGCCCGTTACGGAAGATGGCCCTGGCCTCGAAAGCAACTGGCGCAATTGGTGCAAACCGTAAGCCAGTTTCACCCCAAAGCAATCGGGGTTGACATCATTTTGTCCGAACCCGAAGATGAAGCCAATGATTCAACTCTGGCGGACGCGCTCGAACAAGCGCGCAATGTTGTCTTGCCGTCCAAGATTTCCAGCTCGCTTGAAGGCGGTTTATGGATAGATCCGCTGCCGCGTTTTTCTAAGGCGGCAGCGGCTGTAGGACACGTACAAGCTGTGGTGGATTCAGATGGTCTATGCCGAAGAATCCCGATCGCGGAACCCAGCGCTGAAGGCCCGCGTCTTGCTTTTGTTGCCGAGTTAGTCAAGGTTGCGAATCCCGGAACCGCAATGCCAGAAGAAGCCGGCAATTCCCATTCATCCAATGAGATTGCAGGGACCGATCGTTTTGAACCCCAGTATTTGACCATCAATTACCGCCAGCAGTTTGCTCCTGCGCAATCCGCGCCTCCGTTTGTGACTCTTTCAGCCGGTGATTTGTTGGAGGGCCAAAGGGAAGATTTGTTGCGAGGGAAAATCGTGCTTATCGGCTTTGGCGCGACTGAGCTCAGCGACCGCCTCTTCACCCCAGTGAGCGATCAGAATCCAATGCCCGGGGTCGAGGTGAACGCCAACGCGGTTGACACTCTTCTGGAACACAAACAGATACAAAGTTTAGGGGTAGCTACCCAGATCCCGCTTCTGTTATGTGCCAGCATGCTTTCACTATGGATTGTGATGTGGTGGCCAGCCGGCCGGGGTCTGTTGTGCCTGTCAGCGCTGTTGTTGGCGGGATATGGCGCTGGCTATCTTCTCTTCAGTGTTTTTTACCGGCAATTGCAATACGGCCCTTTTCTGGTCATGGCTGTGTTAGCGGCGCCGCTCGCCCAGTTGGAAAACCTTATTGTGATTGATCGCGCCATTACGCGCGGGCTGAAGGAACTGCAAGCGTTGCTGCCTGTTCCTACAGAATTTTCGCCGCATAGGATTTTTATTCCCAGCCAGGATGCTCCTCCCTCTAACCTGCACTGGAAATTGAAGTCATTGCGACAATTACAGGATGAATTGGCTTCACTCTATGCCTTCGACGAAATTTTGCTTGAAACCATGCAGGAGGCCCTTGCCGTCTACGCATTGGATGGACGCCTGTTGTTCCACAATTCAAGTTGGGCGCGATTCTGCGAAAAGCAGGCCTTGGATGTAACCGCAAGCATGGAAGATCTGACGCGGAAGCTGGGAATTGGTAATAAATTCTGGCAGACGCCCCGGGATTCGTCTGGCTGGCAAGAAAAAGAGCTTTCGTTGAAAGAAGGCTGGTGGCGTTTTCGTACGGTGCGGCTCCCCTGGCCTTCCCCCGCCGAGTCCAACGCTACTCTCTTGCTCGCCGAAGATACCAGTGCGCTCCATGAGAGAGACCAGACGCGCGCCGAGGCATTGGGATTTGTGACCCATGAATTACGTACGCCGTTGGTTGCAATCCAAGGGTTTGCAGAGATGCTCATGCTTTATCCGCAATCCGCTTCCAGCGGGGAAGCTCCGGCAACAATTTTTCGCGAAGCAAGGCGTCTTGTGGCCATGATTAATGCCTACCTGGAAGTGCTGCGTATGGATGTTGGCTCCCGTCCACTTCGCCTGAGGCTGGTGGAGGTTAGCGATATAGTGAATCACGTTCGGCAGATTATGCAACCGCTGGCACAGTCGGCACAAATCGAAATCGTTGCGGAGATCGAGCCGGAAGCCAGGCTTCTCAATTGCGATGAGCCGCTCATTACCGGCGCTCTTCTTAATCTTGTAAGCAACGCCGTAAAATACAGCCCTAAAAGAAGTATAGTGAGGCTGCAGGTGAGGATGAAAGAAAGCGAGATTGAGTTCTTAGTTCAGAACCCTGGTCCGGCCATCCCAACAGAGGACCTCGATCGCATCTTTGAGCCCTATTACCGGGTCTCACAGCAGTCTGATTCAAAACCCGGATGGGGATTAGGACTCGCATTCGTGAAACGGATTTGTGAGCAGCACGGCGGCCGGGTGCAAGTGAGCAGCAGCGCATCTTCAGGCACCTGCTTTTGTTTCATCCTCCCCATCCATTCCAATATGATTTCCGAGGCAGTCGTATGAAAATTTATCCAATTCGCAAGCAGGTTTTCTTCTGCATAATGTTTTTCTTAAGTGTGGGTGCAGTTTCCCAACAGGGTGGGCTTTCTGCTACAAGTGCTCCGTATGCGGGCGCGACGGTTGCTGATTTCGAAAAAAAGGTGCAACTGCAGCTTCCCGGGCAAGGCTCCTCGGCTCCGAGTCGCGGGCAGGTTCTGCCGCCTGATAGCGTGATCAACACTGGAGACGGGCATATTCTGCTGCATCTGGAGGATGGCAGCGAGATCCTGGTGCAGCCCAACACACAGTTGATTTTGAAGCAGCCCTCCCCATCAAATTGGCAGCGTTTGCAGTTGCTGTTCGGTCAAATAAAGGCCGAGATACAAAAACGTGTCAGCGGGTCGCCGCCGTTCCAAATAGGCACTCCCAGTGCCGTGATTTCGGTGCGCGGCACACGCTTTTATGTAGAAGTGGATAAGCACAAAGTCACCGAAGTTGATGTGGAGGAAGGCGAGGTTCAACTCGAAAACGCGAAAGGGATTGGCGCCCCGATCCTGATTAAGGCTGGGTCCTCCAGTCGCGTGGGCGAAGACTCCGCTCCTGAACCCACACAGCCGACGCAAGAGCTGCAAAAGCAGTC from Terriglobales bacterium carries:
- a CDS encoding CHASE2 domain-containing protein — protein: MKGFSPNSEIRGTFSFRRWLRLNLLLLVLTGLISLSFPVISLSRKLEDFYFRLRSAQPTSRDVALVLIDDSALARYGRWPWPRKQLAQLVQTVSQFHPKAIGVDIILSEPEDEANDSTLADALEQARNVVLPSKISSSLEGGLWIDPLPRFSKAAAAVGHVQAVVDSDGLCRRIPIAEPSAEGPRLAFVAELVKVANPGTAMPEEAGNSHSSNEIAGTDRFEPQYLTINYRQQFAPAQSAPPFVTLSAGDLLEGQREDLLRGKIVLIGFGATELSDRLFTPVSDQNPMPGVEVNANAVDTLLEHKQIQSLGVATQIPLLLCASMLSLWIVMWWPAGRGLLCLSALLLAGYGAGYLLFSVFYRQLQYGPFLVMAVLAAPLAQLENLIVIDRAITRGLKELQALLPVPTEFSPHRIFIPSQDAPPSNLHWKLKSLRQLQDELASLYAFDEILLETMQEALAVYALDGRLLFHNSSWARFCEKQALDVTASMEDLTRKLGIGNKFWQTPRDSSGWQEKELSLKEGWWRFRTVRLPWPSPAESNATLLLAEDTSALHERDQTRAEALGFVTHELRTPLVAIQGFAEMLMLYPQSASSGEAPATIFREARRLVAMINAYLEVLRMDVGSRPLRLRLVEVSDIVNHVRQIMQPLAQSAQIEIVAEIEPEARLLNCDEPLITGALLNLVSNAVKYSPKRSIVRLQVRMKESEIEFLVQNPGPAIPTEDLDRIFEPYYRVSQQSDSKPGWGLGLAFVKRICEQHGGRVQVSSSASSGTCFCFILPIHSNMISEAVV
- a CDS encoding FecR family protein produces the protein MKIYPIRKQVFFCIMFFLSVGAVSQQGGLSATSAPYAGATVADFEKKVQLQLPGQGSSAPSRGQVLPPDSVINTGDGHILLHLEDGSEILVQPNTQLILKQPSPSNWQRLQLLFGQIKAEIQKRVSGSPPFQIGTPSAVISVRGTRFYVEVDKHKVTEVDVEEGEVQLENAKGIGAPILIKAGSSSRVGEDSAPEPTQPTQELQKQSGKSGSNGNGNGNGNGNGGKGQGKGLGQTNQSHSQAHTPHVPKAVGHK